The sequence below is a genomic window from Alphaproteobacteria bacterium.
GGCCCATATGTTTATTATTTAGGAGTTTTTTTATGCCCAAAGATTCAATCATTATTATTGAGGGGGTACGCACACCCCTGGGGTCCTTTCAGGGCAACCTTTCCCGTCTATCGGCTGTAGAGCTGGGGACCGTAGCTACCCGCAGCTTGTTAGCCCTGACGAACGTGGATACAAAAGAAATTGATGAAGTGATTATGGGGTGTGTTCTTCCTGCAGGATTAGGCCAAGCTCCTGCCCGCCAAGTTGCCTTAAAGTCTGGACTGCCCGAAGGTGTTGCGGCCACAACTGTCAATAAAGTTTGTGGGTCAGGCATGCGAGCCATGATTATAGGCATGAGCCAACTGATGGCCGGTCACAGCAAACTGCTTTTGACGGGGGGGATGGAAAGCATGTCAAACGCCCCTTTGCTGAAACGACGCCCAGCCAAGGGGGAACAACCTGTGGCAGAGCATTATGCAGACCATTTGTTTTTGGATGGCCTAGAAGATGCCTACTCAAAAGGAACTCTGATGGGAATGTTTGCAGAAGCAACATCAAAGCATTATGGGTTTACGCGGGCCGAACAAGATGCTTATGCAACCGAATCTGTGCGCCGCGCAAAGCAAGCCACCGCAGAAAAATGGTTTGAACGAGAAATTGCCTCCGTTGTCATTAAAACACCCACAGAAACAGTAGAGGTGACTGAGGATGGGACTTTGGATCGCGCAAAAATTGAAAAAATCCCCTTACTAAAACCAGCTTTTGGAGAAAATGGAACTATTACGGCGGCAAGCTCTAGCGGCATATCCGATGGAGCAGCAGTGCTAATGATCAGCACAGAAAGCCATGCCAAAGCACTGGGATTAGCCGCACGAGCAAAAATTGTGGGCTTTAGCCACCATGCTCATGAATCAAAATGGTTCGCCACGGCACCCATCCACGCCATTCAGAAGTTGCTTGAAAAAACAGGATGGTCTAAAGACTCGGTAGACGCCTTTGAAATTAACGAGGCCTTTGCCGTAGTTGCTATGGTGGCCATAAAAGACTTGAAGCTTGACCCTGCGAAAGTGAACATTCATGGAGGGGCTTGCGCTTTGGGGCACCCCATCGGCGCCTCAGGGGCCCGCATTGTGGTTACTTTGCTGAATGTTCTGGAACGCACGGGCGGAAAGCGCGGCATCGCGGCCATCTGCATCGGCGGAGGAGAAGCCCTGGCTGTTGCAATTGAGGTGTAACCCACCCATGACAAAGGTGGCCCTCAACTTAACGCCTAGAAAGTTACTGTGGAACGGTTCTGTGTTTATGAGGTCAGCTCTACTACCCTTTGGACAAGGAAGTTTTATTCTGCAGACGCTCCGGTCATATCAGATGCTGACTCTTTGCAACTGTCTTGAATCTGTGCAGCGTCTCCTCCTACTGCTGATAAGGTTTCCATCGTTTTTCTTTATACTTATCTTGAGACGCACTGCGCTTTTCCCTAAACTCTTTCAAAAGAACAGGATTCTCCTTCATCTTTTCCCTATATGTCTTTGCAACACCCTGCCTCTGGTCTTTAGTCAGTTTCATATTTTCTTTAGTGTTGACTGAAGAAAGCCAATTGCATACCTTTTGTTATAGAGAAAATAAGCTGGATCGCCACGCCCCTGTGGGGCTCGCGAAGACGCTGAATGGAAAGTAAAATAACATGACCCAAGAAAACATCCTTGTGATACAACCCTTACCTGGTCTAGGAGATCTGGCCTGGTTTCACGAGCACATGACGGCCATAGCAGACCGGGCGTCAGATAAAAAGATCACCTTACTGACAAAGCCGGCAATCGCCCCCCAGATTTTTCAAGGGTCACCCTATATTAAAGAAGTCTTGGTAGCGAAAAAAACGAGTCTTTTCAGTCTGGTTCGCTTACTGAAATCTAGATCTTTCACAGAAGTGTGGATTTTACACCACAGCTGGCGATATACGATTGCCTGCAAACTGGCTGGCATTAAGGTTGTTTACGGCTATGGGCGCCATTTAGGGCATTTCTTTTTACAAAACCCTCGCTTGACCAGACACGAGTTTCATTCTCACCCCATTAAGAGAGCAGACCATTTAATTCAGAAGCATGGCTTAAAGCCTACAGGAAATTTGTTCCAAGCAAATAAGAACGAGATGGAAACAATAGAAGAACGTTTAGGGGGTTTTCCAAAGCCTTGGATCGCCCTGGGCATTGGAGGAAGTGAGTCTTTTAAGAAGTGGCCTCTAGAATCTTTTGCCAGCCTTGCCAGATACTTAGAAGACTATGGCACTGTGTTTGTATTTGCGGGAAAACAAGAGGAAGAGGAGGCTAAGCTGATTGCCCAGCTGGGGGTCGTTAATCTGACTTCAAGAATTATCCCCCTCACCCACCTTTCCATCCAAGAATCCCTGGGATTTTTAAGTTTATGCGATTTGTTTGTGGGCAATGACACGGGCATGCTGAACTTTGCGGCAATCCTTGGAAAACCGAGCGTTGGGTTGTTTCTGAAAACTCCCTCTTTAAATTACAAAGAAAATATGTATCCTTTGGTCACAGATTCCAAAGGAAAAATTGACCCCAAAACCGTCATTGGCCTTCTGAAATCAAAAAAACTTATCTAGATTTTGCAAAAATACTT
It includes:
- a CDS encoding thiolase family protein, which gives rise to MPKDSIIIIEGVRTPLGSFQGNLSRLSAVELGTVATRSLLALTNVDTKEIDEVIMGCVLPAGLGQAPARQVALKSGLPEGVAATTVNKVCGSGMRAMIIGMSQLMAGHSKLLLTGGMESMSNAPLLKRRPAKGEQPVAEHYADHLFLDGLEDAYSKGTLMGMFAEATSKHYGFTRAEQDAYATESVRRAKQATAEKWFEREIASVVIKTPTETVEVTEDGTLDRAKIEKIPLLKPAFGENGTITAASSSGISDGAAVLMISTESHAKALGLAARAKIVGFSHHAHESKWFATAPIHAIQKLLEKTGWSKDSVDAFEINEAFAVVAMVAIKDLKLDPAKVNIHGGACALGHPIGASGARIVVTLLNVLERTGGKRGIAAICIGGGEALAVAIEV
- a CDS encoding glycosyltransferase family 9 protein, translating into MTQENILVIQPLPGLGDLAWFHEHMTAIADRASDKKITLLTKPAIAPQIFQGSPYIKEVLVAKKTSLFSLVRLLKSRSFTEVWILHHSWRYTIACKLAGIKVVYGYGRHLGHFFLQNPRLTRHEFHSHPIKRADHLIQKHGLKPTGNLFQANKNEMETIEERLGGFPKPWIALGIGGSESFKKWPLESFASLARYLEDYGTVFVFAGKQEEEEAKLIAQLGVVNLTSRIIPLTHLSIQESLGFLSLCDLFVGNDTGMLNFAAILGKPSVGLFLKTPSLNYKENMYPLVTDSKGKIDPKTVIGLLKSKKLI